The Phormidium sp. PBR-2020 DNA segment TTCAGAACCGGGGTTGAAGCCAAACCAGCCAATCCAGAGAATCAGACATCCCAGGGTAGCAATGCTCATGTTGTGACCTGGAATGGCTCGGGGCTGGCCGTCTTCGTATTTACCCATGCGGGGGCCGAGAATGGCGGCTCCCACTAAGGCAGCCCAACCACCAACGGAGTGAACCACCGTTGAACCAGCAAAGTCGCCAAATTCCCAAGCACCATCGGGACCAAAGGAGGTCAGCATCCCGTCACCGGACCACACCCAGTGACCGGAAATGGGGTAGAACAGTCCCGTGAGTAAGAGACTGAAAATTAGGAAGGCATCGTATTTAATCCGTTCTGCCACAGCCCCCGAGACAATGGTGGCAGCGGTAGCTGCAAAGGCAACCTGGAACAGGAAGGAGACGGAAATCGGCAGGTCATCGGGGAAGGGATCGAGTCCGTAGGTGGCTGGGTCACCACTGCTGAGGAACCAACCGCCGAAACCGATGAATGCGGTGGAGCCTTCACCGGTGGCCCCTTCACCATACATGAGGGAAAATCCGATCGCCCAGTACGCAATCGTTGCTAGGGCAAAGACAATCAGGTTTTTCGAGAGGATGTTGACGGCATTTTTCTGACGACACATCCCGGTTTCGAGCATTCCGAAACCTGCGTTCATGAAAATAACCAAAATGGAGGCGACGAGAACCCAAACGGTGTTGAGAACGCCTTGAACGTAGGCAGCGTCAACCTCTTCGAGAATTTCGATTCCCTGGGGATCTGCGGCAGTCGCAGCTAAATCCCAAACGCCTAAAATTAAAGCTGTTAGGGGAATACAGGCGAGCCAATAGATGGGGATTCGCCGTCCTAGGGTTAGAAGTTTGACCAGGAATGAGTTGCGGTTGCTACCCCGCACTCGCCCCGGTGTCGCTCCTGGTCGTGATCTGAAGGTAATCTTAGATGTCATGTTTAGACTTTGGATTGAGATTAAGCAAACGGACAATCGGTTTAACCAACCTGAGAACGGTGGACGGACGCAGTCGTTAAAAACCGTTCCGTTTCCGACACAGCACACTCGCGCTCGAATACTCAGCAATCTCTCATTGCTTCCAAAGCTCAAGCTGGTATGCCCTTGCGCTCCCGCAGAGATTGAGAAGTGGAGTTGTGCGATTGAGTCACCCTGATTCCACCAATTCTCGTAGGGTTTGTTCTGTATAAAGCAATACATTTTGTCGGCGATCGCCCGGAATCTCTGGGGAAACTCGTGAATTTTCGCCAATTCTTGGGCAGAAATCTCCCAGATGTCAGCAAACCTTGTAATTCTATGCTTGGCTGTCGTTACTGTTGCAGATAGGCCGCTGCACCCAGTTCGTCGAGTCGCTGCTGTTTCTCCAAAACCGAGTCTTTCAGGTCTTGACGATACTGTTGGATTTGCTGTAGGAGGGACGCATCTTGACTTCCTAACATCTGCACCGCTAACAAGCCGGCATTTTGGGCGTTGCCGATCGCCACCGTGGCCACCGGAATCCCCCGAGGCATTTGCACAATGGAATAGAGAGAATCCAGACCCCCTAAATGGCGGGTGGCCACGGGAACCCCAATCACCGGCAGGGGGGTTAGTGAGGCCACCATTCCTGGGAGGTGAGCCGCGCCACCGGCCCCGGCAATAATCACCTTTAACCCTCGCTCATGGGCGGTTTTAGCGTAGTCAAATAGGCGCTCAGGGGTACGGTGGGCCGAGACGATCGCCACCTCATGGGGAACCTGAAACTGTTGGCAAATCTCAATGGCGGCATTCATGGTGGGTAGGTCGGAATCGCTGCCCATAATGATGCCAATTTGTGCTGTATTGGGGTGAGAAGAGGTCATTGGTACAATGGCTGAGTCATGCTCAGACTGAATCAAACGAATGGCTGTAACGATTATTCGGGGCAATGTGCCGGGATACAAGGGGCCAGAGGGGACATCCTCCAGAACACAACAGATTGCCCTAGAGCGCGATCGCATTACGGCCATTACTCCCATCCCAGACTCTGAGACATCTCTAGGGAATCAAGACACCTGTCTCGATTGCGGTCAGGACTGGATTTCTCTCGGGGGCTGTGATCTCCAGATTAACGGGGCCCTCGGCTTAGCCTTCCCCGATGTCACTCCCGATGATTGGCCCAAGTTACATGCCATTGGCCGCCATCTCTGGCAAGCGGGGATTGATGAGTATCTCCCTACCCTCGTCACCACCTCCCTAGAGAAGTTCCGAGGGGGGCTGGAGGTGTTTGAGGGGTTTATGAAGGAACAACCCCCTGTTGGACTTGCGGCTCAGGTTTTAGGACTACATCTGGAGGGGCCCTGTTTAAACCCCAAAAAACGGGGGGCCCATCCCCAAGAATTTCTCTTACCCCTCTCCCCGGAGACCCTTGAGCAGGTTCTTGGCCCCTTTAGTGCTATCGTTCGCATCATGACCCTTGCCCCTGAATTAGACCCAACCGGGGGGGCGATCGCCCAGTTACAATCCCAGGGGATTCACGTCAGTCTGGGCCATTCCTTAGCCAACGCCGCTCAAGCGAATCAGGCCTTTGACCAAGGGGCCCATCTCGTGACTCATGCCTTTAACGCCATGCCGGGACTCCACCACCGGGAACCGGGCTTGTTGGGGGCGGCCTTGGTTCGCCCTGGGGTCTCCTGTGGGGTGATTGCCGATGGGGAACATATCTGCCCTACCATGCTGCAATTACTCCTTCAGGCGGCAGCAGACCACCTATTTTTAGTCAGCGACGCCCTCGCTCCCCTAGGACTGCCTGATGGGACCTATCCTTGGGATAGCCGCCATATTCACGTCACTCAGGGAACGGCACGGCTGCCCGATGGGACTCTGGCCGGAACCACGCGATCGCTCCTTGAGGGGGCCTTAAATCTCGTCAACTGGGGCCTCTGTGACATTGAAACCGCCATTTCCTTAGCCACTATTGCCCCCCGTCGGGCCCTAGGACGCCCCAGCGGTTTAATAGGGACATCGGTTCAGCAGCTTCTGCGTTGGCAACAGGTGGACGGACAATGGCAATGTCAACGCTTGAAATTTAAGGGGTGATCCCCATCTATATCCCCGAGAAGTTATTCCTCATCGTTCTCCGGCTGGGCGGTTTTGGTCGCTGCCATATTAAGACTAATCAGCGTGTCCATAATCCGCAGTCCACTGCAATCGTTAAACAGATTGAACTCCGTTAACTCCTCATACTCCTCAAAGCCCACCTCTTCTAGATAAATCGCTAAGGTCTCAAAATCAAAACCCACCCGATGCACATCAAACTCATTGGTTTGTCCACCAAAGATAATGCTCATCAGATGCAGCCGCTCAAACGCCATGAGGTTGGGATTGAGATAGAGCCAGCAGAGAGTTTGTAAATTGGGGACACTGATAAATAACTTGCCCCCCGGTTGTAGCACCCGATGCCATTCACTCAGAGTCACCAGTAACTCATTATTCAAACTGTGGTGGAAATGTTCCAAAACATGACTGGCATAGATGGCTTCGACGGAGTTATCCTCAAACTGGCTTAAATCGGCCGCATCCCCCACAAAATCGACCTCGGGGCGCTCCTCAATATCGAAAATTTTCCAGTCGGGATGGACTTCTTTGCCGCCAATGTGAAGTTTGAGTCCCATAACATCTCCTGAGTTGATTGGTTGAGAGGGGAGTCGGGGCGATCGCCCCTAAATTCCCCATATCATGCTAACGGGTGGCTGGAGCTAGGCTGAGGGGGAGAGTGGTGGTTGTTTTCCTCTTCATCCCCATCAGAAGGGCTTTCGTTCAACCACAACATCTGCTTTGGGATGGCAATCTTAATCCCTGCCTGGTCAAAAGCAAGTTTCAGACGGCGGCGATATTCTCGTTCGACTGCCCACTGTTGCAGGGGTTTCGTCTTCGTCCACATCAGCAATTCCGTTCCCCGTTCATCGACCCCTTCAACCCCCGCTAACATCGTCGGCTCAATAATGGACTCCGTCCAATCTGGGTCAGCTTGCATCTGTTCCATCGTCCGACGCATCACCTGAATGGCCTCAAGAGCGTCCGCGTCTTGACTGATGCGAATGCGGAAATCAATTCGAGACCATTCCTTGGTTAGGTTATGTACCACCTCAATTTGACTATTAGGAATGGTACTGAGTCGGCC contains these protein-coding regions:
- a CDS encoding ammonium transporter, translating into MTSKITFRSRPGATPGRVRGSNRNSFLVKLLTLGRRIPIYWLACIPLTALILGVWDLAATAADPQGIEILEEVDAAYVQGVLNTVWVLVASILVIFMNAGFGMLETGMCRQKNAVNILSKNLIVFALATIAYWAIGFSLMYGEGATGEGSTAFIGFGGWFLSSGDPATYGLDPFPDDLPISVSFLFQVAFAATAATIVSGAVAERIKYDAFLIFSLLLTGLFYPISGHWVWSGDGMLTSFGPDGAWEFGDFAGSTVVHSVGGWAALVGAAILGPRMGKYEDGQPRAIPGHNMSIATLGCLILWIGWFGFNPGSELAATSNIAYIAVTTNLAAAAGGVTGTFTSWFRDGKPDLSMTINGILAGLVAITAGCDVMPYWGAALTGAIGGILVVFSVSFFDRVVKIDDPVGAISVHLVNGIWGTLAVGIFGGGNFIAQLIGVLTIGGFTVLMSFICWYAVAAVLGGIRVGEEEEFNGLDIGEHGMEAYHGFLKETAMGSMSSSKPSGVE
- the purE gene encoding 5-(carboxyamino)imidazole ribonucleotide mutase; the encoded protein is MTSSHPNTAQIGIIMGSDSDLPTMNAAIEICQQFQVPHEVAIVSAHRTPERLFDYAKTAHERGLKVIIAGAGGAAHLPGMVASLTPLPVIGVPVATRHLGGLDSLYSIVQMPRGIPVATVAIGNAQNAGLLAVQMLGSQDASLLQQIQQYRQDLKDSVLEKQQRLDELGAAAYLQQ
- the nagA gene encoding N-acetylglucosamine-6-phosphate deacetylase: MAVTIIRGNVPGYKGPEGTSSRTQQIALERDRITAITPIPDSETSLGNQDTCLDCGQDWISLGGCDLQINGALGLAFPDVTPDDWPKLHAIGRHLWQAGIDEYLPTLVTTSLEKFRGGLEVFEGFMKEQPPVGLAAQVLGLHLEGPCLNPKKRGAHPQEFLLPLSPETLEQVLGPFSAIVRIMTLAPELDPTGGAIAQLQSQGIHVSLGHSLANAAQANQAFDQGAHLVTHAFNAMPGLHHREPGLLGAALVRPGVSCGVIADGEHICPTMLQLLLQAAADHLFLVSDALAPLGLPDGTYPWDSRHIHVTQGTARLPDGTLAGTTRSLLEGALNLVNWGLCDIETAISLATIAPRRALGRPSGLIGTSVQQLLRWQQVDGQWQCQRLKFKG
- a CDS encoding methyltransferase domain-containing protein, which translates into the protein MGLKLHIGGKEVHPDWKIFDIEERPEVDFVGDAADLSQFEDNSVEAIYASHVLEHFHHSLNNELLVTLSEWHRVLQPGGKLFISVPNLQTLCWLYLNPNLMAFERLHLMSIIFGGQTNEFDVHRVGFDFETLAIYLEEVGFEEYEELTEFNLFNDCSGLRIMDTLISLNMAATKTAQPENDEE